From Paenibacillus thermoaerophilus, a single genomic window includes:
- the lipA gene encoding lipoyl synthase produces MATKPLLRKPEWLKINLATGQDYENMKELKQMMRSKTLHTVCEEAKCPNIHECWANRTATFMILGDICTRACRFCAVKSGLPTELDLAEPERVAEAAEQMGLRHCVVTSVARDDLADGGASIFAATIRAIRKRLPMCSVEVLIPDFMGSEDSLRTVLEAKPDILNHNIETVERLSDRVRSKAKYRRSLELLARSKSIAPNIPTKSSIMVGVGETWDEILQTMDDLRAVDCDIMTIGQYLQPTKNHLRVEKYYAPEEFAELKAEGMKRGFKHVESGPLVRSSYHAHEQVNSARGVAST; encoded by the coding sequence ATGGCGACCAAACCGCTATTACGCAAGCCGGAGTGGCTCAAGATAAACCTGGCGACGGGCCAGGATTACGAAAATATGAAAGAGCTCAAGCAGATGATGCGGTCCAAAACCTTGCATACCGTCTGCGAAGAGGCGAAATGTCCCAACATTCACGAATGCTGGGCAAACCGGACGGCGACCTTCATGATCCTCGGCGATATTTGCACGCGGGCGTGCCGGTTCTGCGCGGTCAAGTCGGGCTTGCCGACGGAGCTCGATCTCGCCGAGCCGGAACGCGTCGCGGAAGCGGCCGAGCAGATGGGCCTGCGCCATTGCGTGGTGACGTCGGTCGCGCGCGACGATCTCGCGGACGGCGGCGCTTCGATCTTCGCGGCCACGATCCGCGCCATCCGCAAGCGGCTGCCGATGTGCAGCGTCGAGGTGCTGATTCCCGACTTCATGGGCTCGGAGGACAGTCTGCGGACGGTGCTCGAAGCGAAGCCCGACATCCTGAACCACAACATCGAGACGGTGGAGAGGCTGTCCGACCGCGTGCGCTCCAAGGCGAAATACCGCCGCTCGCTTGAGCTGCTCGCCCGGTCCAAGTCCATCGCCCCGAACATCCCGACCAAATCGAGCATCATGGTCGGCGTCGGCGAGACATGGGACGAAATTTTGCAGACGATGGACGACTTGAGAGCCGTCGACTGCGACATCATGACGATCGGGCAATATTTGCAGCCGACCAAAAACCATCTGCGCGTGGAGAAATATTACGCGCCGGAAGAGTTCGCCGAGCTGAAAGCGGAAGGGATGAAGCGGGGCTTCAAGCATGTCGAGTCCGGTCCTCTCGTCCGGAGCTCCTATCATGCGCATGAGCAGGTGAACTCGGCCAGAGGGGTGGCGTCGACTTGA
- the larB gene encoding nickel pincer cofactor biosynthesis protein LarB — MKQETELLRILERVRGGDLSVEEAMERLKDAAGSQAVADLGFAQLDLERSRRIGFPEVVFGEGKTAEQIASIVLKLREHSDRVLVTRVSADKAAAVKRTIPDLTYHETARAITWHKQPIACEHDGYVAVVCAGTSDLPVAEEAALTVECMGSRVERIYDVGVAGIHRLFRKLDLIRGAHAVVVAAGMEGALASVVGGLVSAPVIAVPTSIGYGASLGGIAALLAMLNACAPGITVVNIDNGFGAGYAAAMINRNLSNASKGKG, encoded by the coding sequence ATGAAGCAGGAAACGGAACTGCTGCGGATTCTGGAGCGGGTCCGCGGCGGAGACCTATCGGTGGAGGAAGCGATGGAGCGGTTGAAGGACGCCGCCGGATCGCAGGCGGTCGCCGATCTGGGGTTCGCGCAGCTCGATCTGGAACGCAGCCGCCGCATCGGATTCCCGGAGGTTGTGTTCGGCGAAGGGAAGACGGCGGAGCAGATCGCGTCGATCGTGCTGAAGCTGCGGGAGCATTCGGACCGCGTGCTGGTGACGCGTGTATCGGCGGATAAGGCCGCAGCCGTAAAGCGGACGATTCCGGATCTGACTTATCACGAAACGGCGCGCGCGATCACCTGGCACAAACAGCCGATCGCCTGCGAGCATGACGGTTATGTGGCCGTCGTCTGCGCGGGCACGTCGGATTTGCCGGTCGCGGAAGAAGCCGCGCTGACGGTCGAATGTATGGGAAGCCGAGTTGAGCGCATCTACGATGTGGGAGTCGCGGGCATCCACCGGCTGTTCCGCAAGCTGGATCTGATTCGCGGAGCCCATGCGGTCGTCGTCGCCGCCGGTATGGAAGGCGCTCTCGCCAGCGTGGTCGGCGGGCTGGTCTCGGCTCCGGTCATCGCCGTGCCGACCAGCATCGGCTACGGAGCCAGCCTGGGCGGCATCGCGGCGCTGCTCGCCATGCTGAACGCCTGCGCGCCGGGCATCACCGTCGTCAATATCGACAACGGCTTCGGCGCCGGCTACGCCGCGGCGATGATCAATCGCAATCTGTCGAACGCCTCCAAAGGAAAGGGGTAA
- a CDS encoding LarC family nickel insertion protein, with amino-acid sequence MRIVYLDCFSGLSGDMTLAALVDAGADREYVERELAKIAVEPFKLEWKRVLKKGVSALKLDVVTDPSRPPTHHRPYSEIVRLIDEAGFSPRAARLANAIFEEIGVAEGRIHGVPLEHVHFHEVGAIDSIADVCGVALALDSLDVDAVWCAPVPLGSGTVRCDHGLYPVPAPATLEMMRGRPVAASRHSMELTTPTGAGIAAGVVDKFHVGLPDMTVESIGYGAGTRDLPDQPNVLRAVVGTLSPQRAQREGGLRVAGHGHDHPHPHDHSHVHDHSHAHGHDHTHPHK; translated from the coding sequence ATGCGTATCGTCTATTTGGATTGCTTCTCCGGCCTGAGCGGAGACATGACGCTGGCCGCTCTCGTGGACGCGGGAGCCGACCGGGAATACGTCGAACGGGAGCTCGCCAAAATCGCGGTCGAGCCCTTCAAGTTGGAATGGAAGCGCGTGCTCAAAAAAGGCGTATCCGCCCTGAAGCTCGATGTCGTTACAGACCCGTCCCGCCCGCCGACGCATCACCGGCCTTATTCGGAGATCGTTCGGCTGATCGATGAAGCGGGGTTCTCTCCCCGCGCGGCCCGTCTCGCCAACGCGATCTTCGAGGAGATCGGCGTCGCCGAAGGACGGATTCACGGGGTGCCGCTGGAGCACGTTCATTTTCACGAGGTCGGCGCGATCGACTCGATCGCCGACGTCTGCGGCGTCGCGCTCGCGCTGGATTCGCTGGACGTCGACGCGGTATGGTGCGCGCCGGTTCCGCTGGGATCGGGAACGGTTCGGTGCGACCACGGTCTGTACCCGGTGCCCGCTCCCGCGACGTTGGAGATGATGCGCGGCCGTCCCGTCGCCGCCAGCCGGCACAGCATGGAGCTGACGACGCCGACGGGAGCCGGGATCGCCGCAGGGGTGGTCGACAAGTTCCACGTCGGCTTGCCCGATATGACGGTGGAATCGATCGGTTACGGCGCCGGAACGCGGGACTTGCCGGATCAACCGAACGTGCTGCGGGCGGTCGTGGGCACGTTGTCGCCCCAGCGAGCGCAGCGCGAAGGCGGTCTGCGCGTCGCGGGCCACGGACACGATCACCCGCACCCGCACGACCATTCCCACGTGCACGACCATTCCCACGCGCACGGGCACGACCATACGCACCCGCACAAGTAA
- the larC gene encoding nickel insertion protein, producing the protein MAFDHGHREEHVDDGMIMIQANLDDMSPEWCGHVADLLFEAGANDVFWIPIYMKKGRPGVMLNVLVHSTRLEAMEDIIFAETTSFGLRYTSVACHRLERRFDEVHTPWGTVRVKTGYHGGRLVEYAPEYEDCRRAARNGGVPLKMVYEEARRLWRMKEAGGAERFEPQLAGEDKNPPFGRRNGN; encoded by the coding sequence ATGGCGTTCGATCACGGTCACCGCGAGGAGCATGTGGACGACGGCATGATCATGATCCAGGCGAATCTGGACGACATGAGTCCGGAATGGTGCGGACACGTGGCGGACCTGCTGTTCGAAGCGGGAGCCAACGACGTGTTCTGGATACCGATCTATATGAAGAAAGGACGCCCCGGCGTCATGCTGAACGTATTGGTCCACAGCACCCGGCTGGAAGCGATGGAGGACATTATTTTCGCGGAAACGACGAGCTTCGGCTTGCGTTACACGAGCGTCGCCTGCCACCGGCTGGAGCGGCGTTTCGACGAGGTGCATACGCCTTGGGGGACGGTTCGCGTCAAAACGGGATATCATGGGGGACGGCTGGTGGAGTACGCTCCCGAATACGAGGACTGCCGGAGAGCGGCCCGAAACGGCGGCGTTCCGCTGAAGATGGTGTACGAGGAAGCCCGGCGTTTATGGCGGATGAAAGAAGCCGGCGGAGCCGAGCGATTCGAGCCGCAACTGGCGGGCGAAGACAAAAATCCTCCGTTTGGTCGCCGGAACGGCAACTAA